One Cucumis melo cultivar AY chromosome 8, USDA_Cmelo_AY_1.0, whole genome shotgun sequence genomic window, aaaatataaagtaAAACCATTATACATAGTTGTCTTTAATGTACAGTTGTTCTAGGGTTTTTTTCGAACAAAGTTGAAGATATTTGAAccacaattttatttttttattgttaagtaGACATCATTATTTCTAATTAAACCATACTCGTTGTGTTTTAGTTATGGGTTATAGATCACCCTATATCATTCTAGGAAATTATAACCCTTACCTGATCTAATATTTGTTAGGATTATATGTTATAATTGAGAAGTCATATTTCTTTGTCATAgaatataatttcttttataaaaagatatattattaagaatattttgtttaaaaaagttGTTATCATCAAAGGGATAATCACTACGTTGATTATCTGTGATATATAAACTATCAATCACAAATCTAACATGATGTGATAAAGCTATAATATATACGGAAGTAGTTAAAACAACATAACACATCAACACAAAatatattctttctttttttctcttttttccttttcttgaaCATAcagaaattcttttttttttttttttcttttatcatattccataaaaataattttttttaaagtaaataGCATCTAAATTCCCAGTTAAGAAACACTACCAGTACTCAAGTTAATTAGTTACCTACAAATACACTTCTCCTCTCATCTCTACATCAACATAATAACACAACAAAAACTTTTAGACGTACGTGCTTAAACAGCAAAGAAAAAGAAGCCAACAATTATCAAAATTGTTATCTAGTTATCAACATTAACTCCAAAGATATCATCTCACAATATCAAACAAAGGTTAATACATTGTTTTCAAGTGTAATCTAGAAAAGTACAACACCAAATATGATCTTAAATATGGATAACAAAAATTATGATCGAGCAATTTGTAAGATAGAATATACGTATTTTTCTTCTTCGGGCATGAAGAAGCTCGTAAATGGCCCTTTGTAGGGTTGATCCCAGCACGCGCGCATGCCCTTCAGGAACCCTAAAATCAAAAGCACAAACACAAAGTGGGCCGCCCTCTTTCTGAGCTTCCCACTACCTATCCATCAAATTccataaattccaaaattattattattattattattaaaagagagaaaaaaaaaagacttatTTTTATTCCATCCaaacaaacacaaacacaaactCCACGACTTACGCTTCTCGCTTCCCTAGGTATACATATTATGATTCAAAATCGAATTAATAATATTTGACAAACAAATagattcaaaaataaaattgataatATAGACTTTGATGAAGTTCACAGGATATTACATAttagaaattgaaaaagaaaaaaaaaaaaggaacagGAACAAAAGGGccaactttatattataattaaaaaccCCATCTGCTAAATCCAGCTATCATCAACCATTTCCTCGCTGCCCTTAATTACTCCAATTTGGTTGAGTACTTTACCTGAATTTAGCACTTGTTCCTGTTCTTCGATCTCGATATATTAGGCTACTACACTACCACAAtctctaatttcttttttcttttttattacacCAATTTAAATCTTATATAGTTAATATATATCGCTCTATATAACTTCTTCCTACTCCCTGCATTTTTTTCGGTTCGCTTCACCGGAACGTTCCGCCGAACGTCGGTGTCCAGAAATCTGTGGGGGATGCATTTGTCACTGGAAATGTGCTTGAAATTGGCACCAAGCAAAGGCCTCGGCTTTTCAGATCTTGTTTTGGGCTATCTTGGTTTGCCTTTTCAGATACCTGAAATTCAACGACTAAATGTTAAAGCTGCAaacttttttcccttttctttttgggattttgaagaaaaattaatAGTTTTTACCTGTTGGTGTTGGACGGGTGTTATTCCATTGCTGTTTTTCATATATGGTGTGCTCAAGACCTGAAAATTACAACCAAATTGATAATCTTGATGAatgaatttattaattaattaatttgggtttttctttttttctgagGGAATTTATgttgtaaatatatataaatataatggaACATACACTGACTTGATCGTGGAGGAACTTTATGTACTCAATGGCTTCGTGTAGCACTGAGGCTGTATCGGTCTGGGTAAGAATAGATCACAaaaaacattattattaataaaaagtaaagttgctcttttttcttttagttaaaTTGCAAATTAGTCCTCTACGATTTGGTTGAAGTTTTcgtaaatttatatttaaattttcagCAATACTTTCGGTGCATTTCAAGAATATCCATCTTTATGCAGAACATATTTGACCACATATCTAAACCAACAAACTatgatttgaaaatttgatgAAACACGTTAAGAtataaatactatttaaaatgtatttaattattttttaaaaagctCATCCATATATAGTTAAATAGAACTCTCATAAATAATTTTTACCATAGGAATTAAGTTTTTATCAAATTATAAGAACTATCCATAAGATTTTATTGAATCATAATAACTAAATTCTAACCTTTTTAAATAATATGAGTTAAACTCTAGCTTCAATTTAACCATTTATATATATGTCAAAAAAGGATGAGACAATGAAAATCCAAGAATTCACCTTTCCAAATGGTGAAACCAGTTGTTGAAGGGCAGTGACTCGGTCCCCTAGCTTCTCTTTCCGCACCTGATAGCAAAACCATTAGTTTTTGTCCTTTTTATATTTATCAAGATTCTTCAAacattctttttcctttttttttttttaaataaaaaaaaaccctagctaCTCTACAATATTGAAGGGCTcacaaataataacaataataattcaCATTGCCAAACACaaagaataaattttaaaacacaCAAAATTCAATATCTTATCTCACCTTAAATGTTGGCAATGGTGAAGGAGTTTCAATCCGAGGCCTTTTAAACACGGTTGGTTCAGTCGTTATTGCACTATTTTTATCAACTTTCTTCACTTGATCTTGACCATCTTCATTCATAGACTAAAGAAAAATAACCCAATAAGTAAGAACgacaaattcaaaaaataaaatatataaattaataaaaaaaaattaccttgAAAGCAAGGGTATTGTTTTGGGATTTAGGGTTATTTTTGTCTTCAAGCAAGGAAGCAATACCCTGTGGAATGGAATTTGAAGAGGATGCATTCCAAAAAGGAGTATTGTTTGTGAATTGCAAGTGAGGTTGTGGGTTTGAAAGTGAGGGTTTAACAAGgtaattagaagaaaaattaggGGTTGAAGATAAAGATAAGTGATTAGGAGGATTAATATTTGTGGGGAAGGTAGTGGAATTAGTGGTAATTGAAGGTGTAGAATTGAAAAGAGAACGAGGATCAGAATTATCATCCTCATATAAATTAGTTTGAAGCAACTTAGTTGAAGGAGAAGAGTATCCATATAAACTCGACTCCACAGGAAATAAACCGCCTTGACAATTTGTTGTATTTGTGGACGAACAATTTAAATAATCATCTCCATCATTTCCTTGCTTCAATCCATTTTCACTTGAGAAATTCGTTGGAATTccattcgaattacttcaaccaaaaaagttatatattaattacaaattaaaccaaaaaaaaaaaaatcaataaaaatcgAATCTCTTGTTGTTATTGTCAATTACTTACAGCAAATCTTGAGATTGATTCCAATGTTCGGAAGTGGTAGAAGAAGAAAGAGCAAAACCCATCATTTGAAAAGTGGAATAATCTTGAAAAAGCATGGAGGAATTGTTGTTGACGGAATCAGTGGCGGCAGAGGGCGGTTGTGGTGGCCAAGATAAGTCGGCGATACCGACGGAACAAGGGGACAACCCACCGACGGCGACCAACATACTCCGGGAAGAGTTCCACCAATTATCGCCACAAATAGGAGCTTGAAAATCTTCTGCCATATTCTAAAATTTAGCACTATCTTTACAAGTCGCTGCCTTTAAATATCAAAGAGAGAGAGCGGgcagttaaaaaaaaaattgtgtttaAAGTTTTAAGCgttaaacaaatttaaaatcgGAATCGGGTTGACGTTTCGAGGATAGATTGATGGATAGGACGAgaggaacaaaaagaaaagaaaaaaaacaattttttattcaattttctttctcctactttcccctttaatttcttcttcttcttctcccaccttttttattttctttttaatactTTAGTAATTTGGTACAAAAATTGTATATTGTTCCTTGAGAATAAAGGGTGTAGGGTTGACAATGATGGTGAGGAAGCTGAGGTGCTTAATCTAACGGTCACATCATGCTTTTAGACCAAATGATGTGCTCTCTCTTTTCCATCCAACGGTctatattttttccttttcctttttctcatattaAGCGCgccaaaatatataatttaaatggTTTATCTTACACGAttaatcaatttttaaaaacattattgtttttagttttatttattcTATGTGTACGAACCACCACAAGTTCTATTTTCCTTCAAGCattgaaataaaattgaaatcaaaatttgttttttcttttttatttaacctctcaacaaaacatttattaaaaaaaaaaacttattttctatttatataATCACTCCAATTTTGAAATCAGGTAAGAGAAAGTTAATTCATTCTTTGATTCCTCTTTTATCCGTATAGTTGAACACGTAGACATATCACTAAAATACTATCTAATAAATATGTGTTATGCTTACTTGTTTGTTAATGAAAcattaaatatagtaaaatatgaGTTATTTTAAcgaatattttaaaatttttgaatgGTCTACTTGagaatattttatttgaaagaGATAAAGTTATTATATCTATTAAAGAGGTAGAATATTTAGCCAAAATTGTATATTATAAGAAGTAGATGGTTTAAAGACTCTTGACAATATAATGAAAGAATATGTAGACTAAAGTTTATAAATGTAGTTATCTTTACCAAGGCCAAACTAGACAATATGAATTATAATCTTTATACTATTTACACTTTAGGTTGAGTATCTTTTAATGGttgttaaaagaaattattcAGCCTTTATGGAAAAGAAACTCCTATAATATggataatataataattagtttagcctttttcttttttaattcacTGTTTTCATGAATGAATATAATAGCACAATagtaaacaaatttaaagataaatgtGGGAACATTTTTATCTATGATTCTTTAATGAAACAATATaataagttttgaaaatatatatatatatatatacagcaatttctttttcaaatttctaCACATAACAAAAATCACCTGATACTATACCCTATAAAACCCACTTTCAATGATTATTGACTAAGATTGAATTGCATGCTATGGTATACATGATAATATCAAGAGtaatcattcaaattttaaattattctcTTGCTTCAATTTGATTATTGATACGGTTTTATTTTTGTCGTAAAGGTGTTTATTCtctaataaatatatttttagatatacttttttttttatcattttagaaGTGTTTTTGACTTCTTGaaaactttcaaatttttaaagtttttttttttttttatcttatatCAAAACCGTGTGTATATTTCAAATCTTTAGAAACAGTTTGGTGTGTGATTACGAAAGAAACATCACATCAATTTCTTTGACCATAAcactattttgaaaatatattaaaacATAATTTATGAATTCTCTCAAGTCCCTTAAGCAtttgcttttttaaaaaagaaataattgaaGTTATTTAAGAAGAAATCATAAATTATTTTATGAATTGAGAGAACACTTTACtgtgtttaaaaaaaaaatcatacctAACTAAGTACACTGTTAATCCATATCTAATAATCATATCTACAAAAGACCCCTTAACTTCTCACAGTTTCTTTATTATACTATTTGTTTTACTTGATTGTATTGTTAAGTTAATTTGACTACAACCACTATGGAAAAATGGAGATGGTCTCGATAAATTACTGCACACAACAAAAAATACTCGAGGTGGAAAAAGAAAGTTaattcagttttttttttttttaaaaaaaaagagaagggtTGACTTTTGTGGTCTAAATATTATGAAGTAGAGGGAAAAAATGAAGTTGGAGAAGTTAGGTGGGTTGGATGATTGACTCAAATAAATCCAAGGGGTTGAAACTTGAAAGTAGGCTTAGGCAGAGtcatcaaatatttaaataaagaaATCAAACTCAAACTCACGTGTAGAAAAAGAATTGGTTAAATGAATCAatcatatatattttcatttccATTACACTCCACTTACCCAATAGCAAGCTCCCTACTTTTCTTCCTCCTAATCTTGACTAAACCCACACcacattttctcttttctttctttcacttACTTTCTAACGCCATTGCTtgagttagtttttttttccccttaatttgtgttttatatttttgttattagtttgaatttaacttttgtGATTGTTAGTTgagtttcaaattttttaattcaattctataaatataaataaacttTATACTACATTTACGTCCGCGTAAACATCCAATTAACTTAACAAATCAATCCAATACAAAAAGCAGATTTGTTGTCatatgtaaataaaaaaaagaattgtatGACCAAGTACTTGAACATATTTACAAATGAAGATatctaattcaaatttttaCCCTCATGTATATTTGTTGTGCtggaaaataaattataatcgGAAAGGATTAACTATAAAAGGCAATGTATGAAATTGGACAAAATCATAGATaagtcaaaataaaaataaaccgAAAACTAGAAAAGAGGAAATAGAAATGAATGAAAGGGAGgtgaattaaaagaaaagatggaGAATGGTCAAAGATAGCGACttgtaaataaataaacgaGGAATAGAATTATGATTTGagttttatataatatataaataaatggatttagAAAATGGGAAGAGggggaaaaaagaattaattaaaaagaagaatgggaaatgatgataataataataataataataataataataataataataataataataataaataataataataataataataataataataataataataataaatagataaataaataaatgaaaagtgAGGACCCACACGGTAATGGAGCGTGCGAGACATGTGGGGCCCATTTTTTGTTAAGAGAAAAAGTCAAAGGCCCAAAGACTCCATAGTCAGAGAGAGTCCTAAGTTTCCAATTTCAAATCATTTCGCTTAGCTTACACGAACAGCCTCCGCCTCCGCCTCCGACTGCGCTTCTTCCCCTTTCACCTCTTGACTTAATGATGCAAACATTTCACATTAAAACACATAAACATGTAGTTTAAtgaaattgtttagatttaatttattataatagATAAGTATACTGTGTCAAACTTTTACCTCTAAAGCCACATAGATCAACTagataaattcaaaattcaaaattaaaaacaaaaaagaaaaagtaataaaagatttgttagaattaaaataaacaaGTATTAGACCGTTTGACGCCACCATTAAGCATCAaatacaaatttgaaatttgagaaGCGTGTGGTGTGATGATTATGTTAAAAGGGTTTGAACTTTGAAGAATGGAGAGTAAGAAGATGATACGCCATTGTAAGGCTAAGGCAAGGCTTTGTGCTTACATCGTTGATTGGGATATGTGGGAATTAGGGTCAAATCCCTCCACTCCTTTTCTTTTGGATTTTCTTCTTTGTCCTTTTTTCCCTTTTAAGCATCCATCCTTTAGGTTTCCTCAATTTCAATTCTCTCTTTTTGTTATTTGTCGTTTTTTTTTACCACCCTTCAACATCACTATTCTCGTATTTAACTCTCGCTCATAGTAATACATCTGTACTAAATTATCATTTAGTTATAAACGTGTTAATTAAAAGTTTCTGTTTCTAAATTATTGTTTACATACACATCTAACTTTGTCACACCTCATTAGAAGTACGTCTATTGTTAACTGGGTGGTAGAACTACATTCATTAGTTCTAATGATTAAACAAGATTATTGTATAAAATATTGTTTTGTAACTTGGTTAACCAAGTTTTGGATGAGTTATTAACTTTGTTACCATCTTACAATTACATCTTCATTTTAGACACGTCTTCTTGTTTCTCCACCACAAGAACGTATGAGTGGAGatgataaatatttatttaaacaaaaaattaagttaaaaaaagAGGTGCGCTATTACATGTGACGTCAAGATGGCGTAACCATGAGGTGTAGAAAACGACAAAATATCAAAACATGAGTCAGACATGGTCGGCCCCATAAGAATGGTGGAAAAGTGCCGTGGATCACGTGTCATTATGCCACCAACGGACACGTGCAGAGCGCATGCCCacaaaaatactctaattttTCCTCCTccatctttcctattttttcatagttccattttgtattttttttccccTAATAAAAGCTTTCCTATCCTCACCTCTGCTTTTATTACCTTTCCCTAGTCCTTGAATTTAACAATAATTcgtgtaatattttaaaatctgCACGATTggataatttattaaataaactGTTCAAACTTATCTTTAAATTAGTCAACTAATTAATTCAATTCGAACATGATT contains:
- the LOC103484572 gene encoding transcription factor bHLH112-like isoform X2, with the translated sequence MAEDFQAPICGDNWWNSSRSMLVAVGGLSPCSVGIADLSWPPQPPSAATDSVNNNSSMLFQDYSTFQMMGFALSSSTTSEHWNQSQDLLNSNGIPTNFSSENGLKQGNDGDDYLNCSSTNTTNCQGGLFPVESSLYGYSSPSTKLLQTNLYEDDNSDPRSLFNSTPSITTNSTTFPTNINPPNHLSLSSTPNFSSNYLVKPSLSNPQPHLQFTNNTPFWNASSSNSIPQGIASLLEDKNNPKSQNNTLAFKSMNEDGQDQVKKVDKNSAITTEPTVFKRPRIETPSPLPTFKVRKEKLGDRVTALQQLVSPFGKTDTASVLHEAIEYIKFLHDQVLSTPYMKNSNGITPVQHQQVSEKANQDSPKQDLKSRGLCLVPISSTFPVTNASPTDFWTPTFGGTFR
- the LOC103484572 gene encoding transcription factor bHLH112-like isoform X1; translation: MAEDFQAPICGDNWWNSSRSMLVAVGGLSPCSVGIADLSWPPQPPSAATDSVNNNSSMLFQDYSTFQMMGFALSSSTTSEHWNQSQDLLNSNGIPTNFSSENGLKQGNDGDDYLNCSSTNTTNCQGGLFPVESSLYGYSSPSTKLLQTNLYEDDNSDPRSLFNSTPSITTNSTTFPTNINPPNHLSLSSTPNFSSNYLVKPSLSNPQPHLQFTNNTPFWNASSSNSIPQGIASLLEDKNNPKSQNNTLAFKSMNEDGQDQVKKVDKNSAITTEPTVFKRPRIETPSPLPTFKVRKEKLGDRVTALQQLVSPFGKTDTASVLHEAIEYIKFLHDQVSVLSTPYMKNSNGITPVQHQQVSEKANQDSPKQDLKSRGLCLVPISSTFPVTNASPTDFWTPTFGGTFR